One Anaerotignum faecicola DNA window includes the following coding sequences:
- a CDS encoding TIGR01212 family radical SAM protein (This family includes YhcC from E. coli K-12, an uncharacterized radical SAM protein.), with translation MSGGNEVYKRYSAYLKERYGGRVYKLPVNIPVSCPNRADGKNGCSYCDDRGAGFDNLSGAVSVGEQLKTNMDYIGRKYKADKFIAYFQNFTNTFLPLSEFKSYMEMAAKENIVEIAVSTRPDCIRNEYLDVLDEIKKDKGIEITVELGLQSSNCHTLNNINRGHTLAEYIDAMLLIRQYGFKTCTHIILNMPWDDMDDTVETAKIVSALKTDFIKLHALYIVDGTDIGEQYKRNMFEICSCGEYKNRVINFLRYLSPEIYVQRVIGRAPKEGSVFANWGQSWWKIRDEIEAEMTEKGFCQGDKFDYLGGKAVRKFF, from the coding sequence ATGTCTGGAGGTAATGAAGTTTATAAACGGTATTCGGCATATCTCAAAGAAAGATACGGCGGCAGGGTTTATAAACTTCCGGTTAACATTCCCGTTTCATGCCCGAACAGGGCCGACGGAAAAAACGGATGTTCATATTGCGATGATAGAGGCGCCGGATTTGATAATTTATCCGGCGCCGTTTCAGTTGGGGAGCAGCTGAAAACCAATATGGACTATATAGGCCGAAAATATAAAGCGGATAAATTTATTGCGTATTTTCAAAACTTTACGAATACTTTCCTTCCGCTTTCCGAATTTAAATCATATATGGAAATGGCGGCAAAAGAAAATATTGTTGAAATTGCCGTGTCAACCAGACCCGACTGTATAAGAAACGAGTATCTGGATGTACTGGACGAAATTAAAAAAGACAAAGGAATAGAAATTACCGTAGAATTAGGGCTTCAAAGTTCAAATTGCCACACTCTTAACAATATTAACAGAGGCCACACTTTGGCCGAATATATTGACGCAATGCTTTTGATCAGACAGTATGGATTTAAAACATGCACGCATATAATATTAAACATGCCATGGGACGATATGGACGATACGGTGGAAACCGCTAAAATCGTTTCGGCGCTTAAGACAGATTTTATAAAACTCCATGCCCTTTATATAGTAGACGGAACGGATATTGGTGAACAGTATAAAAGGAATATGTTTGAAATATGTTCGTGCGGCGAGTATAAAAATAGGGTGATAAACTTCCTGAGATACCTCTCGCCGGAAATATATGTGCAAAGGGTAATAGGACGCGCTCCGAAAGAAGGCTCCGTTTTTGCAAACTGGGGACAAAGCTGGTGGAAAATCAGGGACGAAATAGAAGCTGAAATGACGGAAAAAGGTTTTTGCCAAGGCGACAAGTTCGACTATCTCGGCGGCAAAGCAGTTAGGAAATTTTTTTAA
- a CDS encoding 3-deoxy-7-phosphoheptulonate synthase yields MRSMSFKHVKSIPTPMQIMEEIPMPAELKTIKSERDAELREIIEGKNDRFVVIVGPCSASDEDAVCDYVYRLAEINDKVKDKLFIIPRIYTNKPRTTGEGYKGMLHQPDPTKGPNILAGIRALRKMHIRAINETHLTAADEMLYPENYAFLDDILTYVSIGARSVENQQHRLVSSGIDFPVGMKNPTSGDFSVMLNAIYAAQSSHTFLYRDEEVATYGNPLAHAILRGYVNKHGQSLPNYHYEDMILLENMYLKKGLINPFVIVDVNHANSQKRFAEQPRIVTEVLHSRNINPSLKKLVRGVMIESFIEEGSQPIDGTVYGKSITDACLGWNDTEKLLFYMAEHV; encoded by the coding sequence TTGAGAAGTATGAGCTTCAAACATGTAAAATCAATCCCAACTCCTATGCAGATTATGGAAGAAATACCTATGCCGGCAGAGCTTAAAACCATAAAAAGCGAACGCGACGCCGAACTTAGGGAAATAATAGAAGGCAAAAACGACAGGTTTGTAGTAATAGTCGGGCCGTGCTCCGCAAGCGACGAGGACGCTGTTTGCGATTATGTTTACCGTCTTGCTGAAATTAATGACAAAGTAAAAGATAAACTTTTTATCATACCGCGTATTTATACAAATAAGCCCCGTACGACCGGCGAGGGTTATAAAGGCATGCTTCACCAGCCCGATCCTACGAAAGGCCCGAATATACTTGCAGGGATACGCGCTTTAAGAAAAATGCACATAAGGGCGATAAACGAAACTCACCTTACGGCCGCCGACGAAATGCTTTATCCCGAAAATTACGCTTTCCTTGACGATATATTGACGTACGTTTCCATAGGAGCGCGTTCAGTTGAAAACCAGCAGCACCGCCTTGTTTCCAGCGGCATAGATTTCCCCGTTGGAATGAAAAACCCGACAAGCGGGGATTTCAGCGTTATGCTGAACGCTATTTATGCCGCGCAAAGCAGCCATACGTTCCTTTATCGCGACGAAGAAGTCGCCACATACGGCAATCCCCTTGCACATGCAATATTAAGGGGATATGTCAACAAGCACGGTCAAAGCCTTCCAAACTATCATTACGAAGATATGATACTTCTTGAAAATATGTATTTAAAAAAGGGGCTTATAAATCCTTTTGTAATTGTCGACGTCAACCACGCCAACTCTCAAAAAAGGTTTGCCGAACAGCCTCGTATCGTAACGGAAGTACTGCACAGCCGCAACATAAATCCGTCGCTAAAAAAACTTGTGCGCGGCGTTATGATTGAGAGTTTTATAGAAGAAGGCAGCCAGCCTATAGACGGCACAGTATACGGCAAATCAATCACCGACGCATGCCTTGGCTGGAACGATACGGAAAAACTTCTTTTCTATATGGCCGAACATGTATAA
- a CDS encoding transporter substrate-binding domain-containing protein, whose translation MKIYSKVMAAIVAGAMVFAMAGCSGGTDSSSETPADGGETEQTAEGGEEKGDKLIMATNATFPPYEYYENNQIVGIDAEIAAALADKLGMELQIEDMEFGSIITAVQSGKADIGMAGMTVDEDRLVSVNFTDSYAEGYQVIIVKEGSPIQSADDLADKTVGVQENTTGDIYISDDYPDATVMRYSKGTEAVLALSQDKIDAVVIDREPAKAFVEANEGLTILPTEYVVENYAIAVAKDNEELLEKLNTALNELIEDGTVQSIIDKYITAE comes from the coding sequence ATGAAAATATATTCAAAAGTTATGGCCGCTATTGTTGCAGGAGCTATGGTATTTGCAATGGCAGGATGCTCTGGAGGAACGGATTCGTCATCGGAAACGCCGGCTGACGGCGGAGAAACAGAGCAGACAGCTGAGGGCGGCGAGGAAAAAGGCGATAAGCTTATTATGGCTACAAACGCTACTTTTCCACCGTATGAATATTATGAAAACAACCAAATTGTAGGTATTGATGCTGAAATCGCAGCAGCTCTGGCTGATAAATTGGGTATGGAACTTCAAATCGAAGATATGGAATTCGGCTCGATTATTACGGCGGTTCAAAGCGGCAAAGCCGATATTGGCATGGCCGGAATGACTGTAGACGAAGACAGGCTCGTAAGCGTTAATTTTACAGACAGTTATGCCGAAGGATATCAGGTAATAATTGTTAAAGAAGGCTCTCCGATTCAAAGCGCAGACGATTTAGCGGATAAAACGGTAGGCGTACAGGAAAATACGACAGGCGATATTTATATTAGCGACGATTATCCCGACGCTACAGTAATGCGTTACAGCAAAGGTACCGAAGCCGTACTTGCGCTTTCTCAGGATAAGATTGACGCCGTTGTAATCGACAGGGAGCCGGCTAAGGCTTTTGTTGAAGCAAATGAAGGACTTACAATACTTCCAACTGAATATGTCGTTGAAAATTATGCGATAGCGGTTGCAAAAGATAATGAGGAACTTCTTGAAAAGCTTAATACGGCGCTTAATGAACTTATTGAAGACGGAACCGTACAGTCTATAATCGACAAATACATTACTGCAGAATAA
- a CDS encoding QueT transporter family protein → MNNEFSGTMKKEKTRFSARAVAVTGITAAVYTVATLAIAPLGYGAIQLRFSEIMVLLAFIDPGYGIGLILGCLISNIFSPVGAIDVIFGTMGTIVAVIGIVKSKGLFAASLWPTISMAVVSAGISIGSGLPYVPTLITVALGEFAVVTLIGYPIFKALMKNSGLMEILRINKD, encoded by the coding sequence ATGAATAATGAGTTTTCAGGAACAATGAAGAAGGAAAAAACGCGCTTTTCGGCACGGGCAGTTGCAGTAACAGGCATAACGGCCGCCGTTTATACTGTGGCAACACTGGCTATAGCCCCGCTTGGATATGGGGCGATACAGCTAAGATTTTCGGAAATTATGGTGCTTTTGGCATTTATTGATCCCGGATATGGTATCGGTTTGATACTTGGATGCCTTATCAGCAATATATTCAGCCCTGTGGGAGCGATAGACGTTATTTTCGGAACCATGGGAACGATTGTTGCGGTTATCGGCATCGTTAAGTCAAAAGGATTGTTTGCCGCATCGCTTTGGCCTACGATAAGCATGGCTGTGGTTTCGGCTGGAATCAGCATAGGAAGCGGTCTTCCTTATGTTCCGACCCTCATTACGGTTGCTTTGGGCGAATTTGCGGTTGTAACGCTTATAGGCTATCCGATTTTTAAGGCGCTTATGAAAAACAGCGGACTTATGGAAATATTAAGGATTAATAAGGATTAA
- a CDS encoding amino acid ABC transporter permease — protein sequence MLEDFKLRFINNFITDDRWRYITDGLWVTLKITFFAALIGIAIGFVVAVIRSTHDRTGKLKFLDALCRIYLTVIRGTPVVVQLMIMVFIIFSKAPMDLTIYVAMLAFGINSGAYVAEIVRGGIMSVDYGQMEAGRSLGFNYGQTMWYIIAPQAFKTVLPSLANEFIVLLKETSVAGYIALQDLTKGGYIILGRTYDAFMPLIAVAIIYLVLVMGLSACVTRLERRLRNSDH from the coding sequence ATTTTGGAAGATTTTAAACTGAGGTTTATAAACAACTTTATAACAGACGACAGGTGGAGGTATATAACGGACGGCCTTTGGGTAACGCTGAAAATTACTTTCTTTGCGGCTTTAATCGGTATTGCGATTGGTTTTGTTGTCGCCGTTATCCGTTCTACGCATGACAGGACTGGAAAACTTAAATTCTTAGATGCATTGTGCAGGATATACTTAACGGTTATAAGAGGAACTCCGGTTGTAGTTCAGCTTATGATTATGGTTTTTATTATATTTTCAAAAGCGCCTATGGACTTGACTATTTATGTTGCAATGCTCGCTTTTGGAATAAATTCCGGCGCATATGTTGCGGAAATAGTGCGCGGGGGAATAATGAGCGTAGATTATGGACAGATGGAAGCCGGGCGCAGTCTTGGGTTTAATTATGGGCAGACAATGTGGTATATAATTGCTCCGCAGGCTTTTAAGACGGTTTTGCCTTCGCTTGCAAATGAATTTATTGTGCTTTTAAAAGAAACTTCTGTTGCAGGATATATTGCGCTTCAGGATTTAACAAAAGGCGGATACATTATACTTGGACGCACATATGACGCGTTTATGCCGTTGATTGCGGTTGCTATTATATATCTTGTACTTGTTATGGGGCTTTCAGCATGCGTAACAAGGCTTGAAAGGAGGCTGCGCAACAGTGACCACTAA
- a CDS encoding chloride channel protein, whose translation MVEDILAFLKWIILGVFLGVIIGFVGVLFHFCIDFATNFRINNTWIYFFLPVGGLIIAWLYKTFGNENDMGTNFAMVAIRTGDCMHLVTAPLVFIGSVITHLVGGSSGREGAALQIGGSIGNKIGRTIRLDEKDMHTITMCGMSAAFSALFGTPITATVFSMEFISIGIMHYSAFVPCVAAAVTGKLVAGYFCVEPENILLSSVPEIKPEFLIKTTILAALCAFISILFCIIMHNVSKGYKKYIPNLYLRGTIGGFIILAATLLIGNYDYSGGGMNIVERAVEGDVFIFAFFIKMVLTALTIGAGFKGGEIVPTFFIGATFGNAVSRIIGLEPGFGAGIGTIAVFCGVTNCPISSIILSLELFGSEGFLFFAVACAVSYMLSGYTGLYSEQKIIYSKTKTEFIDKKAC comes from the coding sequence GTGGTTGAGGATATATTGGCGTTTTTAAAATGGATAATTTTGGGTGTATTTCTTGGGGTTATTATAGGTTTTGTAGGAGTTTTGTTCCATTTTTGCATTGATTTTGCAACAAATTTCAGGATTAATAATACATGGATATATTTTTTCCTTCCTGTCGGCGGCTTGATAATTGCATGGCTTTACAAAACATTTGGCAACGAAAATGATATGGGAACAAATTTTGCCATGGTGGCTATAAGAACCGGGGATTGTATGCATCTTGTGACAGCGCCGCTTGTTTTTATAGGATCGGTAATAACTCATCTTGTGGGCGGTTCGTCGGGACGTGAGGGCGCCGCTTTGCAAATAGGAGGAAGTATAGGAAATAAAATCGGAAGAACAATACGTCTTGATGAAAAAGATATGCATACAATAACTATGTGCGGCATGAGCGCCGCATTTTCAGCGCTTTTTGGAACGCCTATAACGGCGACCGTATTCTCAATGGAATTTATAAGTATAGGAATTATGCATTATTCGGCATTTGTGCCTTGTGTTGCCGCGGCAGTTACGGGAAAGCTCGTTGCGGGATATTTTTGCGTTGAGCCTGAAAACATACTTCTCAGTTCCGTGCCGGAAATTAAGCCGGAATTTTTGATAAAAACTACGATTTTAGCCGCGCTATGCGCTTTTATAAGCATTTTATTTTGTATAATAATGCATAATGTTTCAAAAGGCTATAAGAAGTATATACCAAATTTATACTTACGGGGAACAATCGGCGGGTTTATAATTCTTGCGGCAACGCTTTTAATAGGCAATTATGATTACAGCGGCGGCGGGATGAATATTGTCGAAAGAGCTGTAGAGGGCGACGTTTTTATATTTGCTTTTTTTATTAAAATGGTTCTTACGGCGCTTACTATAGGGGCCGGTTTTAAAGGAGGAGAAATAGTGCCGACGTTTTTTATAGGGGCCACATTCGGAAATGCTGTAAGCCGTATTATAGGGCTTGAGCCGGGGTTTGGGGCCGGAATAGGAACGATTGCCGTTTTTTGCGGCGTTACCAACTGCCCTATTTCTTCGATTATACTGAGCCTGGAACTTTTTGGTTCTGAGGGATTTTTGTTTTTTGCCGTTGCATGTGCGGTAAGCTATATGCTAAGCGGGTATACAGGCTTGTACAGCGAACAGAAAATTATTTATTCTAAAACCAAAACAGAGTTCATTGATAAAAAAGCCTGCTGA
- the cysK gene encoding cysteine synthase A, which produces MAKIAENLIELIGNTPLVKLSGYCRQYGLEGNIIAKAEYFNPLGSVKDRAAFYMLNDAFESGEINERSIIIEPTSGNTGVGLAFICAIKGLRLILTMPENMSIERRKLLKMLGAEIVLTPASEGMAGAIKKAESIAEVSENSFIPNQFENNSNVRAHVMTTAKEIIDDTDGKIDFFVAGVGTGGTITGTGKGLKEFNPDIKIIAAEPFNSAVLSGESSGPHGLQGIGAGFVPKVLDTDIIDEVIKVKDEEAYEAGRSVAKTDGFLIGISSGAAIHAAKIIASRPENKGKNIVVLLPDTGERYISTPLFE; this is translated from the coding sequence ATGGCAAAAATAGCTGAAAACCTTATAGAGCTTATAGGCAACACACCGCTTGTTAAGCTTTCCGGGTATTGCAGGCAGTATGGCCTTGAAGGGAATATAATCGCCAAAGCGGAGTATTTTAACCCGCTTGGTTCCGTAAAAGACAGGGCGGCGTTTTATATGCTGAACGACGCTTTTGAAAGCGGGGAAATTAATGAAAGAAGCATTATAATTGAGCCTACAAGCGGCAATACAGGCGTCGGACTGGCATTTATTTGCGCAATTAAAGGCTTAAGGCTTATACTTACCATGCCGGAGAACATGAGTATTGAAAGACGTAAGCTTTTAAAAATGCTGGGTGCGGAAATCGTATTAACTCCGGCGTCAGAAGGTATGGCGGGGGCGATCAAAAAAGCGGAAAGCATTGCGGAAGTTTCGGAAAATTCATTTATACCAAACCAGTTTGAAAATAATTCAAACGTGCGGGCGCATGTTATGACTACTGCGAAAGAAATTATTGACGACACCGATGGAAAAATTGATTTTTTTGTTGCGGGAGTGGGAACGGGAGGCACGATTACAGGAACAGGAAAAGGATTGAAGGAATTTAACCCTGATATAAAAATTATTGCCGCCGAGCCTTTTAACAGCGCCGTTTTAAGCGGTGAAAGCAGCGGGCCGCACGGCCTTCAGGGAATAGGAGCCGGATTTGTGCCGAAAGTTCTTGATACAGATATAATAGACGAAGTTATTAAGGTAAAAGACGAAGAAGCATATGAGGCGGGCAGGAGCGTTGCAAAGACAGACGGGTTCCTTATCGGAATTTCGTCCGGGGCGGCAATACATGCCGCAAAAATTATAGCGTCGAGGCCGGAAAATAAAGGGAAAAATATAGTCGTACTTTTGCCTGATACGGGAGAGAGATACATTTCAACTCCGCTTTTTGAATAA
- the trpS gene encoding tryptophan--tRNA ligase, protein MSEDKKVIFSGMQPSGLITLGNYLGALNNWTKLQDEYNCLYCVVDLHAITVRQDPAKLRKASRDVLIQYIAAGIDPEKSILYYQSHVPQHAELSWILNCYTYMGELGRMTQFKEKSQKHTDNINAGLFTYPVLMASDILLYQTDLVPVGEDQRQHLEITRDIAGRFNAVYGDVFKIPEAYIGKAGARVMALQEPSKKMSKSDENKNNTIALLDEPSVIMNKFKKAVTDSENEVRFSEDKPGVSNLLSIYCAVTGKTLQQAEAEFANCGYGSFKTSVGEAVVSKLEPFQKKVAELEKNKDYIEKVVKEGSEKASYLAAKTLRKVHKKIGFIPR, encoded by the coding sequence ATGTCAGAAGATAAAAAAGTAATATTCAGCGGAATGCAGCCGTCGGGTCTTATAACGCTTGGAAACTATCTCGGCGCGCTTAATAATTGGACTAAACTCCAGGATGAATATAACTGCCTTTATTGTGTTGTGGATCTTCATGCAATAACTGTAAGGCAGGATCCTGCAAAGCTCAGAAAAGCGTCAAGGGACGTTCTTATACAGTATATCGCCGCGGGAATTGACCCTGAAAAGAGTATTTTGTATTATCAAAGCCATGTCCCTCAGCATGCTGAATTAAGTTGGATATTAAACTGTTATACTTATATGGGAGAGCTTGGAAGGATGACGCAGTTTAAGGAGAAGAGCCAGAAGCATACAGACAATATCAATGCGGGGCTTTTCACATATCCTGTGCTTATGGCGTCGGATATACTCCTTTATCAAACGGATCTTGTTCCGGTAGGGGAAGATCAGAGGCAGCATCTTGAGATTACAAGGGATATTGCCGGAAGGTTCAACGCCGTTTACGGAGATGTATTTAAAATACCGGAGGCGTATATCGGCAAGGCAGGGGCGCGCGTAATGGCGCTTCAGGAGCCTTCTAAAAAAATGAGCAAGTCTGATGAGAATAAGAATAACACTATAGCCCTTTTGGACGAACCGTCGGTTATTATGAACAAATTTAAAAAAGCGGTTACGGATTCCGAAAATGAAGTAAGATTTTCTGAAGATAAACCGGGAGTAAGCAATCTTTTAAGTATTTATTGCGCCGTTACGGGCAAAACATTACAGCAGGCGGAAGCGGAGTTTGCAAACTGCGGATACGGAAGTTTTAAAACGTCCGTAGGTGAAGCTGTGGTTTCCAAACTTGAGCCTTTCCAGAAAAAAGTTGCGGAACTTGAAAAAAATAAGGACTATATCGAAAAAGTTGTTAAAGAAGGAAGCGAAAAAGCATCATACCTTGCGGCTAAAACTTTAAGGAAAGTCCACAAAAAAATCGGCTTTATACCAAGGTAA
- a CDS encoding phosphodiester glycosidase family protein, protein MKKGTKLLKSAAAAAVVAASLFSSVSAFAAYTLYEDVTVEDVVKGVTYEKKHRLTDEGWLDLYILNIDLSNSDIRVEPVQSGTEIGLRERVGTILSMGGALAGVNASYFGMTGKYSSSFGPAIKDGEVLSIDTDKNLEGNQFGTYYEDLDGISHFDYFSTNIQVYVDGNSYFEFAGINTITEMIYPVCLTRAAGENTAPIDARFADLVKIVVEEGKVTKISQKGETVDIPENGYVIVLSSEYADAFLQYFYVGQKAELRVSSTFDIDKIQTAISGGGIILKDGQKPENIGEMASGRHPRTLLGLSEDQKTMKLIVADGKRSNGNNKSIGLTVDEAVDLLKAEGMYYGLNLDGGGSSVMAVKTAEEDAVSTVSSPAEGSERLVMTAVGVFDDSPVGDITQLVIKPESDRVVVGESVAVEVFGYDENLHKIPISVDNISFKTDENTGMFSGNRYTPLSIGNNFITAEYNSVVATTEVNVVDIKEIKPNQSAIYLNKGESANISVKGVTTDGYEVDLSGNVSISSDFGDVNGSTFTAVQDGGGYITCSYNGLTCYIKVVVGTSESGITSFEDTKDLKYSAYPKDIEGIAGISKAVVSDGVSSLGLSYYFKEAEYTQAAYLDFAAPIKINGTPKALKLSIKGNGSGQWVRGKIKDANGTEFVIEFTQNVDWTDWKDMTANIPSEAVYPITLNTIYVAALSNTNTNQQVMYFDNLRGEYPIDAAVNMPEPVKGLDIYEGNTQGKEQGYTYINVSGSITSGNAEGGIYTSARNQVGAALGKDSDIALFAGKSDIDSAGSAEVIKWKGDYAVYDKNGAVLINVFAQNGGIKDTLASQWQHIKSDAVNSQNKNVIIFMDLAPSKFNDGDEAELFNSMLQDIAEAGKNVFVLYSNTGEYSLTVDNGIRYISLPNLWTSGGTVNDNYKIVRFKVNGNDLKFEVLDVL, encoded by the coding sequence ATGAAAAAAGGGACAAAATTACTCAAAAGCGCCGCGGCGGCGGCCGTGGTTGCGGCTTCGCTCTTTTCTTCGGTTTCGGCGTTTGCCGCATATACGCTTTATGAGGATGTTACGGTTGAAGACGTTGTTAAGGGCGTTACATATGAAAAAAAACACAGGCTTACCGACGAGGGCTGGCTTGATTTATATATACTAAATATAGATCTGTCAAACAGCGATATAAGGGTTGAGCCTGTACAATCCGGCACGGAAATCGGACTAAGGGAGCGTGTCGGAACAATCTTGAGCATGGGAGGGGCCTTGGCAGGAGTAAACGCTTCTTATTTCGGAATGACTGGTAAATATTCATCATCATTCGGGCCGGCAATTAAAGACGGAGAGGTACTTTCAATAGATACTGACAAAAACCTTGAAGGGAACCAATTCGGCACATATTATGAGGATTTAGACGGCATAAGCCATTTTGATTACTTTTCTACAAATATACAGGTTTATGTTGACGGCAATTCATATTTTGAATTTGCAGGAATAAATACAATTACGGAAATGATTTATCCAGTATGCCTCACAAGAGCGGCAGGCGAAAATACTGCTCCTATTGACGCAAGGTTTGCCGATCTTGTGAAAATTGTTGTTGAAGAAGGAAAAGTGACAAAAATTTCCCAGAAAGGGGAAACAGTCGATATACCGGAAAACGGGTATGTTATTGTTTTAAGTTCCGAATATGCCGACGCATTTTTACAGTATTTTTATGTTGGCCAGAAAGCGGAGCTGCGTGTGTCCTCTACATTTGATATAGACAAAATACAAACTGCAATTTCAGGCGGGGGAATTATACTTAAAGACGGCCAAAAGCCTGAGAATATAGGCGAAATGGCTTCCGGAAGACATCCCAGGACGCTTCTTGGGCTTTCGGAAGATCAAAAAACTATGAAACTTATTGTTGCCGACGGAAAACGCTCGAACGGAAACAATAAAAGTATCGGCCTTACAGTTGATGAGGCAGTTGATCTGCTAAAAGCGGAAGGTATGTATTACGGACTTAACTTGGATGGCGGAGGGTCGTCCGTAATGGCGGTAAAAACAGCGGAAGAAGATGCTGTTTCAACTGTTTCAAGCCCTGCCGAGGGAAGCGAAAGGCTTGTGATGACGGCAGTAGGAGTTTTTGACGACAGTCCTGTCGGAGACATAACGCAGCTTGTTATTAAACCGGAAAGCGACAGAGTTGTTGTAGGGGAATCTGTGGCTGTGGAAGTTTTCGGATATGATGAAAATCTCCATAAAATACCGATTTCAGTTGATAATATAAGCTTCAAAACGGATGAAAATACCGGCATGTTTTCGGGGAACAGATATACTCCGCTTTCAATAGGAAACAATTTTATAACTGCTGAGTATAATTCAGTTGTGGCAACTACAGAAGTCAATGTTGTTGATATTAAAGAGATAAAACCAAATCAAAGCGCAATTTATCTCAATAAGGGTGAAAGCGCCAATATATCTGTTAAAGGCGTAACTACAGACGGATATGAAGTTGATTTGTCAGGGAATGTAAGCATTTCATCGGATTTCGGAGATGTAAACGGCTCGACGTTTACGGCTGTGCAGGACGGCGGCGGTTATATAACATGCAGTTATAACGGGCTTACATGTTATATAAAAGTGGTTGTCGGAACAAGCGAAAGCGGCATAACGTCATTTGAGGATACAAAAGACCTTAAATATTCGGCATATCCGAAAGATATAGAGGGAATTGCGGGAATTTCGAAAGCGGTTGTTTCTGACGGCGTATCCTCGCTCGGGCTTAGTTACTATTTTAAAGAAGCTGAATATACACAGGCGGCGTATCTTGATTTTGCGGCTCCCATTAAGATAAACGGAACCCCTAAAGCTCTCAAGCTTTCAATTAAGGGCAACGGTTCCGGACAATGGGTAAGAGGAAAAATTAAAGATGCAAACGGAACGGAATTTGTTATTGAATTTACCCAAAATGTCGACTGGACAGACTGGAAAGATATGACGGCAAATATACCGTCGGAGGCTGTATATCCAATAACTCTGAACACAATATATGTTGCGGCTTTAAGCAATACAAATACAAATCAGCAGGTAATGTATTTTGACAATTTGAGGGGCGAATATCCTATTGATGCAGCTGTGAACATGCCCGAACCTGTTAAAGGGCTTGATATTTATGAAGGCAATACGCAGGGAAAAGAACAGGGATATACATATATTAATGTTTCAGGATCGATAACAAGCGGAAACGCCGAAGGCGGGATATATACATCCGCAAGGAATCAGGTAGGCGCGGCTCTCGGCAAAGACAGCGACATAGCCTTATTTGCAGGAAAGAGCGATATTGATTCGGCAGGAAGTGCGGAGGTTATTAAGTGGAAAGGCGATTATGCCGTTTATGATAAAAACGGAGCTGTGCTTATTAATGTATTTGCCCAAAACGGCGGTATTAAAGATACATTGGCCTCACAATGGCAGCATATTAAATCAGACGCGGTTAACAGCCAAAACAAAAATGTAATTATATTTATGGATTTGGCTCCGTCAAAATTTAATGACGGCGATGAGGCAGAGCTTTTCAACAGCATGCTTCAGGATATTGCTGAAGCCGGCAAGAATGTATTCGTATTGTATTCAAATACAGGCGAATATTCTTTAACTGTAGATAACGGTATAAGATACATATCTCTGCCGAATCTATGGACTTCCGGAGGGACTGTTAATGACAATTATAAAATTGTCAGATTTAAAGTTAACGGAAACGATTTGAAATTTGAAGTTTTAGATGTGCTTTAA